One genomic segment of Streptomyces sp. RKND-216 includes these proteins:
- the arsB gene encoding ACR3 family arsenite efflux transporter has product MVGKLSTLDRFLAVWILAAMAVGLGLGRLIPGLNDVLSKVEVGGISLPIALGLLIMMYPVLAKVRYDKLDAVTGDRRLMASSLVVNWVLGPAVMFALAWIFLPDLPEYRTGLIIVGLARCIAMVIIWNDLACGHREAAAVLVALNSVFQVLAFGLLGWFYLELLPGWLGLGDGQDLDISMWQIALNVAIFLGIPLLAGYLTRRLGENKMGREAYETRFLPRIGPFALYGLLFTIVILFALQGGTITSRPLDVARIALPLLVYFALMWFGAFALGKSLGMAYDRTATLAFTAAGNNFELAIAVAIATFGVTSGQALSGVVGPLIEVPVLVALVYVSLAWRRTFSEATPATANR; this is encoded by the coding sequence GTGGTCGGCAAGCTCTCCACGCTCGACCGGTTCCTGGCGGTGTGGATCCTCGCCGCGATGGCCGTGGGCCTCGGTCTCGGGCGGCTGATCCCCGGGCTGAACGACGTGCTGTCGAAGGTGGAGGTCGGCGGCATCTCGTTGCCCATCGCCCTCGGCCTACTGATCATGATGTACCCGGTGCTCGCCAAGGTCCGCTACGACAAGCTCGACGCCGTCACCGGTGATCGCAGGCTGATGGCCTCCTCACTGGTCGTCAACTGGGTCCTGGGCCCAGCCGTGATGTTCGCCCTGGCCTGGATCTTCCTGCCGGACCTGCCCGAGTACCGCACCGGCCTGATCATCGTCGGCCTCGCCCGCTGCATCGCCATGGTGATCATCTGGAACGACCTCGCCTGCGGTCACCGTGAGGCAGCCGCCGTCCTCGTTGCGCTCAACTCCGTCTTCCAGGTCCTCGCCTTCGGCCTGCTCGGCTGGTTCTACCTCGAACTCCTCCCCGGCTGGCTGGGCCTCGGCGACGGCCAGGACCTCGACATCTCGATGTGGCAGATCGCGCTCAACGTCGCCATCTTCCTCGGCATCCCGCTCCTGGCCGGCTACCTCACCCGCCGCCTCGGCGAGAACAAGATGGGCCGGGAGGCGTACGAAACCCGATTCCTGCCGCGTATCGGCCCGTTCGCGCTGTACGGGCTGCTGTTCACGATCGTGATCCTCTTCGCGCTGCAGGGCGGCACCATCACCTCGCGGCCGCTTGACGTCGCCCGCATCGCGCTGCCGCTGCTGGTGTACTTCGCGTTGATGTGGTTCGGTGCCTTCGCCCTCGGCAAGTCCCTCGGCATGGCCTACGACCGCACCGCGACCCTCGCGTTCACGGCGGCGGGCAACAACTTCGAACTGGCCATCGCCGTCGCCATCGCCACGTTCGGCGTCACCTCCGGCCAGGCGCTCTCCGGCGTCGTCGGCCCCCTGATCGAGGTCCCGGTGCTCGTCGCTCTCGTCTACGTCTCCCTCGCCTGGCGACGCACATTCTCCGAGGCGACGCCGGCTACCGCCAACCGGTGA
- a CDS encoding arsenate reductase ArsC, with product MPEKPSVLFVCVHNAGRSQMAAAWLTHLAGDRVEVRSAGSAPADQVNPAAVEAMREVGIDITARTPKLLTVDAVQASDVCITMGCGDACPVFPGKRYLDWKLDDPAGQGVEAVRPIRDEIKARVEELIVEIAPEAVK from the coding sequence ATGCCCGAAAAGCCCTCCGTCCTGTTCGTCTGCGTCCACAACGCGGGCCGTTCCCAGATGGCCGCCGCCTGGCTCACTCACTTGGCCGGCGACCGGGTCGAGGTCCGCTCCGCCGGCTCCGCCCCGGCCGACCAGGTCAACCCCGCGGCCGTCGAGGCGATGCGCGAAGTCGGGATCGACATCACCGCCCGGACCCCGAAGCTGCTCACCGTCGACGCCGTCCAGGCGTCGGACGTGTGCATCACGATGGGCTGCGGCGACGCGTGCCCCGTCTTCCCCGGCAAGCGCTACCTCGACTGGAAGCTCGACGACCCCGCGGGCCAGGGCGTCGAGGCCGTGCGCCCGATTCGCGACGAGATCAAGGCCCGCGTCGAAGAGCTCATCGTCGAGATCGCCCCGGAGGCCGTGAAATGA
- a CDS encoding FAD-dependent oxidoreductase, whose protein sequence is MTTSATTHDPNLPVVVIGAGPVGLAAAAHLLERGIEPLVLEAGARPGATVREWAHVRLFSPWSEVTDPAAEKLLAPTGWVRPDGASYPTGGDWAERYLQPLAEALGDHLRLGVRVTGVSRAGRDRVVDADREQQPFTVHVTDADGGEERLLARAVIDASGTWATPSPLGADGLHVPGERAAAARISYRVPDLRTAEARERYAGKRIAVLGSGASAFTALAQFAQLSAEDPGTHVLWVLRRGLGSDTFGGGEADQLPERGALGLRAKAAVEAGHATAVTGFRTSAVQQDGDGRLALTGEDGRRLEGVDEVVALTGFRPDLSFLTELRLGLDERLQAPVELAPLIDPNVHSCGTVYPHGVKELTHPEQDVYLAGMKSYGRAPTFLALTGYEQVRSIAAALAGDHEAASRVELTLPETGVCGGAGLFDEEETEEPEGGGCCAAPATLQIDGTTTSPGKC, encoded by the coding sequence GTGACCACGTCCGCCACCACACATGACCCGAACCTGCCCGTCGTGGTGATCGGGGCAGGCCCCGTCGGGCTGGCCGCCGCAGCGCACCTGCTGGAACGCGGGATCGAGCCTCTTGTCCTGGAGGCCGGCGCCCGGCCCGGCGCGACCGTGCGCGAGTGGGCGCATGTACGGCTGTTCTCGCCCTGGTCGGAGGTGACGGACCCGGCGGCGGAGAAGCTGCTCGCGCCCACCGGCTGGGTGCGGCCCGACGGCGCCTCCTACCCCACCGGCGGCGACTGGGCCGAGCGGTACCTGCAGCCGCTGGCCGAGGCGCTCGGCGACCACCTCCGCCTCGGCGTGCGGGTCACCGGCGTCTCCCGTGCCGGACGGGACCGCGTCGTGGACGCCGACCGTGAGCAGCAGCCGTTCACCGTTCACGTGACCGACGCCGACGGGGGAGAGGAGCGCCTGTTGGCCCGCGCGGTGATCGACGCCTCCGGCACCTGGGCCACCCCCAGTCCACTCGGCGCCGACGGCCTCCACGTCCCCGGGGAACGCGCCGCAGCGGCGCGGATCAGCTACCGCGTGCCTGACCTGCGCACTGCGGAGGCGCGCGAGCGATACGCGGGGAAGCGGATCGCCGTCCTCGGCTCCGGCGCGTCCGCCTTCACCGCCCTGGCCCAGTTCGCCCAGCTGTCGGCAGAGGACCCCGGCACGCATGTGCTCTGGGTGCTGCGGCGCGGTCTCGGCAGCGACACGTTCGGCGGCGGCGAGGCCGACCAGCTCCCCGAGCGCGGCGCGCTGGGGCTGCGCGCCAAGGCCGCCGTCGAGGCCGGCCACGCCACCGCCGTCACCGGCTTCCGCACGTCCGCCGTCCAACAGGACGGGGACGGCCGTCTGGCGCTGACAGGAGAGGACGGCCGACGGCTGGAAGGCGTCGACGAGGTCGTCGCGCTCACCGGATTCCGCCCGGACCTGTCGTTCCTGACCGAGCTGCGCCTCGGCCTCGACGAACGCCTCCAGGCCCCCGTGGAGTTGGCGCCGCTGATCGACCCGAACGTGCACTCCTGCGGCACCGTCTACCCCCACGGTGTGAAGGAGCTGACCCACCCCGAACAGGACGTGTACCTGGCCGGCATGAAGAGCTACGGCCGCGCGCCGACGTTCCTGGCGCTGACCGGCTACGAGCAGGTCCGCTCCATCGCCGCCGCCCTGGCCGGCGACCACGAGGCCGCCTCACGTGTCGAGTTGACCCTCCCGGAGACCGGAGTGTGCGGCGGCGCCGGCCTGTTCGACGAGGAGGAGACAGAGGAACCCGAGGGCGGTGGCTGCTGCGCAGCCCCCGCCACGCTCCAGATCGACGGCACGACCACCTCCCCGGGGAAGTGCTGA
- a CDS encoding ATP-binding cassette domain-containing protein: MAISMSECSFSYRRRRPVLRDLSYTLPPGRTVLLGPNGAGKSTLLGLCASALRPDSGSVTYGDLSTGRRRALPAFRRRVAWMPQQVEQVPGLTARDQVAYSGWLKGMSRREAWREALQALERVELADRADDRVQELSGGQQRRVAVAQALVHDAEVLLLDEPTAGMDPRQRQVFHQILADLSKEVHIVLSTHDTSDIANSYDSVVVLLGGQVRFSGTVVDFLSHASATAASDEQRATSAYQAFTEIDGAISW; encoded by the coding sequence ATGGCCATTTCGATGTCCGAGTGTTCCTTCTCCTATCGGCGTAGACGCCCGGTGCTGCGTGATCTCAGCTATACGCTTCCGCCCGGGCGGACCGTGCTCCTGGGGCCGAATGGAGCGGGAAAGAGTACCCTGTTGGGCTTGTGCGCATCTGCGCTGCGCCCCGATTCCGGTTCCGTCACCTACGGCGACCTGAGCACCGGCCGGCGTCGCGCGCTGCCCGCGTTCCGTAGACGTGTGGCATGGATGCCTCAGCAGGTGGAGCAGGTGCCGGGGCTCACGGCCCGGGATCAGGTCGCGTATTCCGGTTGGCTCAAGGGGATGTCCCGGCGCGAGGCGTGGCGTGAGGCTCTCCAGGCCCTGGAACGCGTGGAGTTGGCCGATCGGGCGGATGACAGGGTCCAGGAACTCTCCGGGGGGCAGCAGCGGCGCGTCGCAGTGGCGCAGGCCCTCGTGCATGACGCAGAGGTCCTTCTCCTCGATGAGCCGACAGCGGGCATGGATCCCCGGCAGCGGCAGGTCTTCCACCAGATTCTCGCCGATCTGTCGAAGGAGGTGCACATCGTTCTCTCCACCCATGACACCTCGGACATCGCCAACTCGTACGACTCGGTTGTGGTTCTGTTGGGCGGTCAGGTGCGCTTCTCGGGAACGGTGGTGGACTTCCTTTCCCACGCGAGTGCGACGGCGGCATCCGACGAGCAGCGGGCCACCTCCGCTTATCAGGCCTTCACCGAAATCGATGGGGCGATCTCGTGGTGA
- a CDS encoding NUDIX hydrolase, with amino-acid sequence MAHPRMAAGALFFDAAGRVLMVEPSYKDYWEIPGGYVETGESPRQACVREVREELGIAPPVGRLLAIDWAPNDKEGDKVLYLFDGGQLSTEAEAQIRLQPDELSSYAYVTSAEVAQRTIPRLARRIQAAMAARDEAAPIYLEHGQAPAA; translated from the coding sequence ATGGCGCACCCTCGCATGGCGGCGGGTGCGCTCTTCTTTGACGCCGCCGGACGAGTCCTCATGGTCGAGCCGTCGTACAAGGACTACTGGGAGATCCCCGGAGGCTACGTCGAGACCGGCGAGTCCCCCCGGCAGGCGTGCGTGCGCGAGGTCCGCGAAGAGCTGGGCATCGCCCCGCCCGTCGGACGGTTGCTGGCCATCGACTGGGCGCCCAACGACAAGGAGGGCGACAAGGTGCTCTACCTCTTCGACGGCGGGCAGCTCAGCACCGAAGCCGAAGCGCAGATCCGCTTGCAGCCGGACGAGCTCTCGTCCTACGCCTACGTCACCAGCGCCGAGGTAGCCCAGCGGACCATTCCACGGCTAGCACGACGCATCCAGGCAGCCATGGCAGCACGCGACGAAGCCGCACCGATCTACCTGGAGCACGGCCAAGCCCCAGCGGCATAG
- a CDS encoding NAD(P)/FAD-dependent oxidoreductase, translated as MATEHVDVAIIGGGQSGLAAARAAKALGTEPVVLEGSGRTTGSWPRYYDSLTLFSPARFSALPDLPLGGDGNRYPHRDEIADYLVRYAERLQVDIRTRARVEVVEADEAGFAIRTADGHRMTAAGIVAATGAFGNPARPELLGQEGFAGEVLHVADYHDPQPYAGKRIVVVGGGNSAVQVGHELARVATVTLATHAPLHFLPQVRGGKDLHHWLTTTGFDHLPPAWLAHVLPGTLVLDPGDYQNALHSGRWHRRPMLTRLEGESVIWDDGTRESVDVVLLATGYRPDLPYLRTLDGALGDGGGPVHSGGLSLTHPGLVYLGLEFQRSFASNTLRGVSRDADHVIPPLAAHVHRAPGAAGL; from the coding sequence GTGGCGACAGAACACGTCGACGTCGCAATCATCGGAGGAGGGCAGTCCGGACTGGCCGCGGCACGCGCCGCCAAGGCACTCGGAACGGAACCGGTAGTACTCGAGGGCTCCGGCCGGACGACCGGGTCCTGGCCGCGCTACTACGACAGCCTCACCCTCTTCTCCCCCGCTCGCTTCAGCGCCCTCCCCGACCTCCCGCTCGGCGGAGACGGCAACCGCTACCCGCACCGCGACGAGATCGCCGACTACCTCGTGCGCTACGCCGAGCGCCTCCAGGTGGACATCCGCACACGCGCCCGCGTGGAGGTGGTCGAGGCCGACGAAGCCGGCTTCGCCATCCGCACCGCGGACGGCCACCGCATGACCGCCGCCGGAATCGTGGCCGCCACCGGCGCCTTCGGCAACCCGGCGCGACCCGAACTACTCGGCCAGGAGGGCTTCGCCGGCGAGGTCCTGCACGTCGCCGACTACCACGACCCCCAGCCCTACGCCGGCAAGCGCATCGTCGTGGTCGGTGGCGGCAACTCCGCCGTCCAGGTCGGCCACGAACTCGCCCGGGTCGCCACCGTCACCCTCGCCACCCACGCCCCGCTGCACTTCCTCCCACAGGTCCGCGGCGGAAAGGACCTCCACCACTGGCTGACGACCACCGGATTCGACCACCTCCCGCCAGCCTGGCTCGCACACGTCCTCCCCGGCACCCTCGTCCTCGATCCGGGCGACTACCAGAACGCGCTTCACTCCGGACGGTGGCACCGCAGGCCGATGCTCACGCGTCTCGAGGGCGAGTCGGTCATCTGGGACGACGGAACCCGGGAAAGCGTCGACGTGGTGCTGCTGGCGACCGGATACCGCCCCGACCTGCCCTACCTCCGAACCCTCGACGGCGCCCTGGGCGACGGCGGAGGCCCAGTGCACAGCGGCGGCCTGTCGCTCACGCACCCCGGCCTGGTCTACCTCGGACTGGAGTTCCAGCGTTCCTTCGCCTCCAACACCCTCCGCGGCGTCAGCCGCGACGCCGACCACGTCATCCCGCCCCTGGCAGCACACGTCCACCGGGCACCGGGTGCAGCCGGGCTGTGA
- a CDS encoding MFS transporter produces the protein MPSLDARAGVTGTGVRSHPPAVLPALCLTQITSWGILYYAFPVLLPDITAATGWSATAATAAFSAALLVSALVGLPLGRVLDRRGPRAVMTTGSVLGAVSLLAVAAAPNLVVFGAAWLLAGPAMAATFYHPAFAALTRWWGAHRVRALTVVTLAGGLASTVFAPLTAVLAQELSWRVTYLVLAVVLAAVTVPAHALALRAPWPPAPTAGSSAGTPVQVARSRPFLLLATALTLSGFAVYAVVIGLVPLMLERGASTTTAAWALGLSGAGQTFGRTLYAALARRTGTTTRTVSLLAAGGATTAALGLVPGPVPLLVALAVLAGMVRGNLTLLQATAVSDRWGTAHYGSLSAILAAPVTIAAALAPWAAAALMGPFGGYPHVFAALAVVSAVAAVLALGTRVSSGA, from the coding sequence GTGCCTTCACTGGACGCGCGGGCGGGTGTGACCGGAACGGGGGTCCGATCACACCCGCCCGCCGTTCTGCCCGCGCTCTGTCTGACCCAGATCACCAGCTGGGGCATCCTCTACTACGCCTTCCCTGTCCTGCTGCCCGACATCACCGCCGCCACCGGCTGGTCCGCCACCGCGGCCACCGCTGCCTTCTCCGCGGCCCTGCTCGTCTCCGCACTCGTCGGATTGCCACTGGGCCGCGTGCTGGACCGGCGGGGACCACGGGCGGTGATGACCACGGGCTCCGTTCTCGGTGCCGTCTCGCTCCTCGCCGTAGCCGCGGCGCCGAATCTCGTGGTCTTCGGCGCCGCGTGGCTCCTGGCCGGGCCGGCGATGGCCGCGACCTTCTACCACCCTGCCTTCGCCGCCCTCACCCGCTGGTGGGGTGCGCACCGAGTCCGCGCGCTCACCGTGGTGACCCTCGCCGGCGGACTGGCCAGCACCGTCTTCGCCCCGCTGACGGCAGTCCTGGCGCAGGAGTTGTCCTGGCGGGTCACCTACCTCGTCCTGGCGGTGGTGCTGGCCGCCGTCACCGTCCCGGCCCACGCCCTGGCCCTGCGCGCGCCTTGGCCACCCGCGCCGACCGCAGGATCCTCGGCAGGCACGCCCGTGCAGGTCGCGCGCAGCCGGCCGTTCCTCCTGCTCGCCACTGCCCTGACGCTGTCCGGATTCGCGGTGTACGCGGTGGTGATCGGACTCGTCCCCCTGATGCTGGAGCGTGGCGCCAGTACCACCACCGCCGCCTGGGCGCTCGGTCTCTCGGGTGCAGGCCAGACGTTCGGCCGCACGCTGTACGCGGCGCTCGCCCGACGCACCGGCACCACCACCCGCACCGTCTCCCTGCTCGCAGCAGGAGGCGCCACCACAGCAGCCCTCGGCCTCGTGCCGGGTCCCGTCCCGCTGCTGGTCGCCCTCGCGGTCCTGGCCGGCATGGTCCGCGGCAACCTCACCCTCCTCCAGGCAACCGCGGTATCCGACCGCTGGGGGACCGCTCACTACGGAAGCCTGTCCGCGATCCTCGCTGCGCCCGTCACCATCGCCGCCGCTCTCGCCCCCTGGGCCGCCGCCGCACTCATGGGCCCCTTCGGTGGCTATCCGCATGTGTTCGCCGCGCTTGCCGTCGTTTCGGCCGTCGCCGCCGTACTGGCGCTGGGCACCCGTGTCTCCTCCGGCGCCTAA
- a CDS encoding metalloregulator ArsR/SmtB family transcription factor — translation MAKRVELSVVESQVTPCCPPLTERPFTAEEAERSAPMFKALGDPVRLRLFSAIASHQAGEACVCDISDVGVSQPTVSHHLKKLKEAGLLTSERRGTWIYYRVEPSVLAAMGQLLTSPSAP, via the coding sequence ATGGCAAAGAGAGTCGAACTGTCGGTCGTGGAGTCGCAGGTCACGCCGTGCTGCCCACCGCTGACGGAGCGCCCGTTCACCGCGGAGGAGGCAGAGCGGTCCGCCCCCATGTTCAAGGCCCTGGGTGATCCCGTACGGCTGCGCCTCTTCTCCGCGATCGCCTCCCATCAGGCCGGTGAAGCCTGCGTCTGCGATATCTCCGACGTCGGCGTCTCCCAGCCCACCGTCTCCCACCACCTCAAGAAGCTCAAAGAGGCCGGCCTGCTCACCTCGGAGCGGCGAGGGACCTGGATCTACTACCGGGTCGAACCATCCGTCCTCGCAGCGATGGGGCAGCTCCTCACTTCGCCCTCGGCTCCGTGA
- a CDS encoding ArsO family NAD(P)H-dependent flavin-containing monooxygenase: MTQYADVVVVGGGQAGLAAGYHLRRQRLDFVVLDAQPAPGGAWQHAWDSLRLFSPAAYSSLPGRLMPAQPGEPYPDAGHVVEYLADYEKRYELPIQHGARVHAVRRDGPRLRIESDAGDWRARAVISTTGTWSRPFLPAVPGAAAFRGRQLHTTRYRSPNDFAGQHVLVVGGGNSGAQIAADLAAHDDIELTWATRRPPRYLADDIDGRVLFDVATARRRALDQGDTDTGGVASLGDIVAVPPVRRARDRGLLPARRMFSRLTEQGPQWSDGSRAPADTIIWCTGFRPALAHLAPLGVRGPRGHITTEGTRSMAEPRLHLLGYGDWTGPASATLIGVGRPARDAAHQIADELHR; the protein is encoded by the coding sequence GTGACGCAGTACGCGGATGTGGTGGTGGTCGGCGGCGGCCAGGCAGGACTCGCCGCCGGCTACCACCTGCGCCGCCAGAGGCTGGACTTCGTCGTCCTCGATGCGCAACCGGCCCCGGGCGGTGCCTGGCAGCACGCCTGGGACTCCCTGCGCCTGTTCAGCCCAGCTGCCTACTCCTCGCTGCCCGGTCGCCTGATGCCCGCCCAGCCCGGCGAGCCCTACCCCGACGCCGGGCACGTGGTGGAGTACCTCGCCGACTACGAAAAGCGCTACGAACTCCCCATCCAGCACGGCGCCCGCGTACACGCCGTACGCCGGGACGGTCCGCGGCTGCGGATCGAGAGCGACGCCGGCGACTGGCGCGCCCGCGCGGTCATCAGCACGACAGGCACCTGGTCGCGTCCCTTCCTCCCGGCCGTCCCGGGCGCCGCCGCCTTCCGCGGGCGCCAGTTGCACACCACCCGCTACCGCAGCCCCAACGACTTCGCAGGCCAGCACGTTCTCGTGGTCGGCGGTGGCAACTCCGGCGCACAGATCGCCGCCGACCTCGCCGCCCACGACGACATCGAACTCACCTGGGCCACACGCCGGCCACCCCGCTACCTCGCCGACGACATCGACGGCCGCGTCCTCTTCGACGTCGCCACCGCCCGCCGCCGCGCCCTGGACCAGGGTGATACGGACACCGGCGGAGTCGCCTCGCTCGGCGACATCGTCGCCGTACCGCCCGTACGGCGGGCCCGCGACCGCGGACTGCTCCCCGCACGAAGGATGTTCAGCCGCCTCACCGAGCAGGGACCCCAGTGGTCCGACGGCTCCCGCGCCCCTGCCGACACGATCATCTGGTGCACCGGCTTCCGCCCTGCGCTCGCCCACCTCGCCCCGCTCGGCGTGCGCGGACCGCGAGGCCACATCACCACCGAGGGCACCCGCTCGATGGCCGAACCACGCCTGCACCTGCTGGGCTACGGCGACTGGACCGGTCCCGCCTCCGCCACTCTCATCGGCGTCGGCCGCCCCGCCCGCGACGCGGCGCACCAGATCGCCGACGAGCTGCACCGCTGA
- a CDS encoding restriction endonuclease codes for MTETTDPAPEWTLKPGDTIERKQLHAKFGGRTQGGIGPSARTPNVFVFTDPVAGEKHGYYDDWMPDGRFHYSGEGQYGDQRMLSGNVSILNHEVEGRALRVFQGARGTVTYRGEFVVDQEDPWYEADAPETNDGPLRKVIVFRLRPVDADPRRPATKLGRLLDSAPESVDELPIERNETEKSFVNPNREPYEAERKEAKLVKAFADYLASKGYSSCRHRMLPPGESRPLFTDLYCRELGLLVEGKGSVTRENIRMALGQLADYSRFVEHTTRAILVPSKPRADLLALAESQGCAVLWPEGRDFASTVPTALP; via the coding sequence ATGACCGAGACGACCGACCCGGCACCCGAGTGGACGCTCAAGCCAGGCGACACGATCGAACGCAAGCAGCTGCACGCCAAGTTCGGGGGGAGGACGCAGGGCGGCATCGGCCCCTCAGCCAGGACCCCGAACGTCTTCGTGTTCACCGACCCGGTGGCCGGCGAGAAGCACGGGTACTACGACGACTGGATGCCGGACGGCCGCTTCCACTACAGCGGCGAAGGCCAGTACGGGGATCAGCGGATGCTCTCCGGCAACGTCAGCATCCTCAACCACGAAGTTGAGGGCCGCGCACTGCGCGTATTCCAAGGCGCCCGCGGCACCGTCACCTACCGCGGCGAGTTCGTCGTGGACCAGGAGGACCCCTGGTACGAAGCCGACGCCCCTGAGACGAACGACGGCCCCCTGCGCAAGGTGATCGTGTTCCGGTTGCGGCCCGTCGACGCCGATCCCAGGCGGCCTGCAACGAAGCTCGGTCGTCTCCTTGACAGTGCCCCGGAGTCCGTGGACGAACTGCCCATTGAGCGCAACGAGACGGAGAAGTCGTTCGTAAACCCCAACCGTGAACCCTACGAGGCGGAGCGAAAAGAGGCCAAGCTGGTCAAGGCGTTCGCCGACTACCTCGCGAGCAAGGGTTACTCCTCGTGCCGGCACCGCATGCTGCCGCCCGGTGAGAGTCGGCCCCTGTTCACCGACCTGTACTGCCGAGAGCTCGGTCTACTCGTTGAGGGCAAGGGGAGCGTCACGCGCGAGAACATCCGTATGGCGCTTGGTCAGTTGGCTGATTACAGCCGGTTTGTGGAGCACACGACGCGGGCGATCCTGGTGCCCTCCAAGCCTCGTGCCGACCTTCTCGCCCTGGCGGAGTCGCAGGGGTGCGCGGTGCTTTGGCCTGAAGGGAGGGACTTCGCAAGCACGGTTCCTACGGCTCTCCCGTAG
- a CDS encoding metalloregulator ArsR/SmtB family transcription factor, protein MTSAKAELSPPGADLIRVLADPLRLRVVQLLAHETLCTTHLVEETGARQTNLSNHLRVLREAGVVETEPCGRFTYYKLRPDVIDALAASLGELAETARATLATDTKRSCP, encoded by the coding sequence ATGACGTCAGCCAAAGCTGAGCTGAGCCCGCCTGGGGCCGACCTGATCCGGGTGCTCGCGGACCCTCTCCGGCTCCGTGTCGTGCAGCTGCTCGCCCACGAGACGCTGTGCACCACGCATCTGGTCGAGGAGACCGGTGCGCGGCAGACGAACCTCTCCAACCACCTGCGGGTGCTGCGTGAGGCCGGGGTGGTGGAGACCGAGCCGTGCGGTCGCTTCACCTACTACAAGCTCAGGCCCGACGTGATCGACGCGCTGGCCGCCTCGCTCGGTGAGCTGGCCGAGACCGCCCGTGCCACCCTTGCCACCGATACGAAGAGGTCGTGCCCGTGA